From the Tachysurus fulvidraco isolate hzauxx_2018 chromosome 21, HZAU_PFXX_2.0, whole genome shotgun sequence genome, the window ggatacaccctggacggagtgccaacccatcgcagggcacacacacacactctcattcactcacacactcacacactacggacaattttccagagatgccaatcaacctaccatgcatgtctttggaccgggggaggaaaccggagtacccggaggaaacccccgaggcacggggagaacatgcaaactccacacacacaaggcggaggcgggaatcaaacccccaaccctggaggtgtgaggcgaacgtgctaaccactaagccgccgtgcccccTATGGTTGAATTTACTTGGGATATTTgattatattactgtgtatctttttttttttttttttttttagccaggTCACTTTTGTAAAAGATTTTAATCTTGAGTTTTTATCCTGGTTCAGCAAAAGTTACTACTAACTCAAGGTAAAGGAACGAATAATAGATCACTGTCACCTGGTAGCGAATCATTTAATGCAGAATACTTCTGagatctgtgtgtttttctttccagaCACTATGGTGTACCATCCTGAGTTTGAGAAGGCCGGCCAGCAGCCTGGACTACAGGTGTGGAGGGTTGAGAATTTTGACCTGGTTGCTGTTCCAGAGAACCTGTATGGAGCGTTTTATACGGGTGACGCCTACGTGGTCCTCAACACCATCAAACAGCGCTCCGGTAACCTGCAGTATGACCTCCACTTCTGGCTGGGTAAGACCATTGTCTATTAGATCTGATTCTTTAGTGCACTTTAGCGCTCAAGTAAGCTTCAAGTTAGCAGGTGAAACCATTTTGACATAAAATCTGCCGTGTGTATAATGATCATGCTCCATTTTGACTTATATAGCAGTTCATCTTGTGTCTTCCAGGTGATTACTGCACGCAGGATGAAAGTGGATCAGCGGCCATATTTACAGTGCAACTGGATGATCACCTGGGCGGAAAACCCATACAGTACCGTGAGGTCCAGGGACACGAATCTAAAACGTTCCTGGGCTACTTTAAGAAAGGTCTGCAGTACATGGTAAGTAACATGTACAGGTTAGAAAGAGGGATCAAATGACCTCCATTGGTTTTCAGTATTAAACGTAATAACTACGTGCAGTAAGTCGATTCTATACAgtcacagtaaataaacatcCAGCTGATAAGAACTAGCTGATAAAGCTGAACCTTTAAGGAGTGCCTTTGATTTCAGTTGCGGAaatttgcaaaacaaaacaggtaCATGTGTAAACTCGTTTGTGGGAAAGAAAATCGCTTTATTTCAAGCTTTTTTGCAATCATTCTGTACTGAATCATCTCCAAAGCAAACTCGGAACAGCTGACGCTACAGTACTCGAACCCTGAATATAACCTGAGGTCAGAAAGTGAAGGATCTTTGCAAACGCACATCCTTGTTTGCACTCAAGCAATAATATGTGCACAATTTTATCAAATACTGCAGGCCTTTTGAATCCAGAGCAGGTGCTTcattacactcactcactcactcatctgaactacctcgggtcacagggatctcaggcgtcatcgggcatcaaggcaggataaaccctggatggagtgccaacccatcgcagggcacacacacacacacacacacacacactcattcagtcatgcaatcacacactagggataattttccagagatgccaatcaacctactggaggaaacccccgaggcccggggagaacatgcaaactccacacacacaaggcggaggcgggaatcgaaccccgaccctggaggtgtgagtcgaacgtgctaaccactaagccccctgCTTCATTACAAATTTATACTAATGTTAATAACGGTGTGGTCCACATTGAAGTGCCATTTGAAGAGGAAGTGCAGTAGGTGCCATATTTAGGCTcgttctaaaataaataattccttAAAAGAAACGATCACTTTAGTACTATAAGTcgtagtgttttgttttttttccccatgactCAGTTATTGGCTACTGTGTGTTATGTTACTGTTTTGCCGAAAAACAGCGAGATAAATCGGAACAGATAATTAACTCTAGAGAGAGTCACTCGTCAGTGTTCCCGGATATAGTCCTGATTACGTCGCTGCTTCCTGACTTTAAACCTTAAACCTGACTTTTCTCTTCATCTCAGAAAGGAGGAGTCGCTTCAGGGTTCAAGCACGTTGTCACCAACGAGGTAGTGGTTCAGCGTGTGCTCCAGGTCAAAGGTCGGCGTGTCGTAAGGGCTACAGAGGTGCCGGTCAGCTGGGACAGCTTTAACCAGGGCGACTGCTTCATCCTGGACCTCGGGAACGTGAGTAACGGATCTGAATGCGTGTCAATCTGCCAGATCTGATCTGCTAACGTTTTTATAGTAACATACACCGGGACTTTCACTGTATAGCAGATGCTTCATAGGAAAACATGCGTAACTGTTGATGTTTTCTGTGAATATACATCACCTTTATTCCTGTCGTTCCTGTATACTGCAGGAGATCTACCAGTGGTGCGGATCTAAGAGCAACCGCTTCGAGAAGCTGAAGGCCACTCAGTTTGCCAAGGCGATCCGTGATAACGAGCGCAGCGGGAGAGCcagcgtgtacgtgtgtgacgAAGGACGGGAACGGGAAAAGATCCTCGAGGTAAAGATTCTACCTTTTAATTAAATAGACTGAACTAACAGCAGTGTTGATACTAAGTCAACAGGACTAAGAAAATGTTCTGTATCTGATGACAGGTTCTAGGAGAAAAGCCAGACCTGCCTGAAGGAACTGATGATGACCTCAAAGCAGATGCTTCCAACAGGAAGCTGGCTAAACTGTACAAGGTGATGTGACCGTTCAAACAGGTGGAAGTGTGAAGACCGGAAACAGAGTTGTATAAAGTATGGGCTGTGATCCACAGGTTTCGGACGCTAGCGGAAGTATGGCTATGGCCTTGGTGGCTGATGAGAACCCTTTTACTCAGAGCCTTCTGGAGTCCACAGACTGCTTCATTCTGGACCACGGTTCAGACGGAAAGATCTTTGCATGGAAAGGTGAGAAGCAAAGTCAAAGCCAATGGCCTCAATCAAGCatctaaaactttttttttttttaccggcTTTTGCGCCTGTTTGTGGCATCCATGTTGATCGTTGAATGTCTTTGTCGTCTATCTTTAAAGTTAATGGTTATATCAAACCCATTATAAATAACCATTATATCAAACCCATTATAAATAACCATTATATCAAACCCATTATAAATAACCATTATATCAAACCCATTATATataaccactaaaattctgtgtaaggttatcgaacagaggaaaaaacacgTCTCACACCGTCTTGACTCATTTCATACCAGACTTGCAGTGCTaaaatttttcatttgtttattctggATTAAAACGTCCCATAAGTCGATTTCCGTTGGAACAGAATGCAGCGTACTGGTAAATTTTGGGAACCATGAATCTGGTACTGGTAAGATTTAAGAAGCATGAATTTGGTACATGATCTGTGATTCAAAGCAAGTAAAATAGATTCACAATATACAGATTTTAAACATCTCCATGTCTTCCTACCATCCCAAATTGTagctagctaaaaaaaaataatttgtcaaaaataaatgtaaaagctCATCATTTTTTAACAATAACCTTACCCAAGTTAGTCTAGTTCAGCATGTAGGTTCATTGACTAAAAACCTTTGCATATCTTTGCATACGTCCCTAGTAATTTGCATGTTGAATGCAATGGTTAGAAAGTTTTGCGAAGCCTTGTTACGCTGTTCAAATCTGGTTTTAACAGAAATACTGACCAAGTCTCTGTTTTAAGTAAAAACTATGGTAAGGCATGTTATGTTGCTATATGCTAGTATGCTACGCTACTGTTACTATTTTAAAGTAAGCCATTTTCAATAAGCTATTAGCAATTAGTCCATATGGAAGATGTTTCACAACAAACCATATAAGaagcatttgaaaaaaaaaaaggccatggATTTTTAGATCCAGAAGTTTTCTGACAAAGCTTGTAACATCCGGTGGCCTTCGCCCAACAGGAAAGGAAGCCAACGTCGAGGAGCGCAAGGCAGCCATGAAAGCAGCAGATGGCTTCATTAAGAAGATGGGCTACCCCAAGCACACTCAGGTGCAGATCCTCCCCGAGATGGGCGAGACTCCGCTCTTCAAGCAGTTCTTCAAGAATTGGCGTGATGTGGACCAGACAGATGGCATGGGCATGGCGTACGTTTCCAACCACATCGCCAAGATCGAGAAAGTACCGTTCGATGCTGCCACTCTGCACGATTCACCTGCCATGGCAGCGCAGCACGGCATGATCGATGACGGCAGTGGAGAGAAACAGGTGAGCACGGCACATGCAGTGTATTTTGATTCTGATTGAAAATTCGTTCCTCAGAAGCAACATCTCGTGTTCTCCTCTTACAGATCTGGCGTATCGAAGGTCCCGACAAGGTTCCCGTTGACCCGTCTACGTACGGCCAGTTCTACGGCGGAGACAGTTACATCGTTCTTTATAACTACAGACACGGAGGCAGACACGGAAGCATCATCTACATTTGGTAAGACTTCACTACAAGTCATGATCACATTGAGCGTGATCAGATTGTGTCTGATGGATAACGAGTGAAACTTTGTTAGCAGGACGTCAagagtcaagtagcttttattgtcatttcaaccatatatagctgttgcagtacacagtgaaatgagacaacgtttctccaggatcatggtgctacataaaacaaagacagggctaggacttagtaagtagtcttagccacataaagtgcatctgtgcaacctggtgcaaacagtgcaagacaagacagacaagacagtgcaggacaatacaaacaagacagacaagacattgcaggacaatacaaacaagacagacaagacagtacaggacaatacaaacaagacagacaagacagtgcaggacaatgcaaacaagacagacaagacaatgcaggacaaaagacagtgcagacaaaaggttacaagacaatacacaaaatgcaaaaaagacagcacacaaaagacagtaaacaaaaaaccgCGCTGATCGACCGGCgtccatactgtatgtaaatactgtaagttcagacaatattgcgtgcagtaacactagaatgaacacagtttcttagcagcaggtccctgagatagtgtatgTTCTGACGTGTGGTGTGCTTGACAATGATGCTTGGCAGCTCGGTCCATGAACAGACTCTTGAGTATTTTGTCGAACTTTATCTTTTCCTGTAGGCAAGGTGTGGACTCCACACAGGATGAAATTGGTGCATCTGCTATCCTGGCCACACAGCTGGATGATGAGCTTGGAGGTGGACCTGTGCAGGTAATTAACCAACCACAACTTCAGCCTTATTTGATATTCCTCAGTCACTTTATGTTTTGATTCACATCAGCGTACAGGAGTTGTGTAGAATACTGTAGTATGGTGGTAGGTCACTATGGAAGcttagtggctaaggtgttggtctactgatcagaaggttgtgagtttgaatcccaggtccacaaagctgccattgttgggttGTTGAACAAGGCcacagggagggttaagggtcttgctcatttgcccaacagtggcagcttggcggtgctggggcttgaatctCGACTTTTCAATCAACCACTGTTTCCTTGTCTTCATCCTCTTCACCTTCATCCtctatgtttttctttcttccctgtccttttttttttttggatttgctGCCCATATGTGGTGTGTTTCTAGGTGGCTGGTGCTCCTATCACTACTCAGGTAGACCCGTCTAAGACCAGCATGCCTCCTCACAGACACTGAATGTACTCTAGCCTTCACTTAGATAAAGAGAATGATTTTATCTTCTAGATAAAGCTGTTTTTCTCTGAGCATGtcagtacaaaacaaaaaaataaatcataggCCGTCATGCTGATGAAGTGACCTTTTCACAGAGGTGCCAGTATTTATAGGCTAAACATAGCATTTTCTGTTCTACAGCAATACAGGAAACCTAAAACAATGCTTTTTACTTCTTCAGTTAGTGCTCAGAtggaacacaaataaaattcatgCTTAACAACATACAgttcactgaaggggaaagggCTCGGGTGTAAAaggtgtatttgttttgtttctggtCGGAGTTACATCCACTTCATGACAATTTTATCTTTGGCCTTTGACCTGTGAGTTTGGGAACCTCAGCCTTAAGAAGAGAGTCTCTGAGctatttattaaaacagtagCACTATCTTTACATTCTAAGAGTATTGCGATGCACAATGGTCATGATTCGAGAAGATTCGCATGCCTGAATTCAGTGGACACTTTCTTGGTTGAGCTCTTTTTTTATAATGGATCATGTGTGCGCATTATGCTAATAATTGCTAAAAGGTCTTGGGCTGAACTGATTTTTCTTCACCTTCTTTCACAATAAGCATCTCGGGTTTGctcgtgtgtttgtttgctattCTCTGTTAAACATTAGAATTTATGGATGTACTtgtattgtgtggtgtgtgaactTGTGCATTTGCTGCATGTCAACTGCTAAAAAAAGTACACAGTTCTGTCAGAAATGTGCATAAATTTACCCAGGATACTGAATTTTATGCACATTCCTgacaggaatatatatatatatatatcagtctCAGGAGCGTCGTCAGGCTCAGGAGGGACATTTAGGGGGCTTCATTTAAgtccaaatcctgctggaatcAGTCTGAACAGTAAACAACTCCATAATTCAGGCTGAGTAGAGCAGAAAAGCGAGACAGTTAGGCCCAGTGTTTAGGGGAGAGGAAGCAAAAGAGCTCTTTTTGTACGAAACTTGATGAAGCCAGATAAAAAAGCTGTTGGGAATGTTAACTCTATGACCAAACCACTCGGTATGATTAGTTCACAGATGCCACCTGGTGTAAAGGAATGAAATAACGCTTGTCTTTTACACTTTTGTGAATCAGCACTGTTAAGAGATTACCAGATAGGGTTGAATTTAAGAAACTGTACAAAATTACATGGTTTCCTCACACTTTTTACCACAGAATTGAATGCTTTGATAATTAGCTAGACAAAAGAATTATGTTTGTGTACTTGTTAAATAAATGGGACAAATCCAAGCTAGTTTGCTAGAGGTTTAGTTAGCTGGCTTGCTGTTTGGATGGGAGGAGTTTTAGCATAACAAGGTAAATTACTAGGTCCTGCTATCCTTTATGTGTATACATGTTCTTAGGCAGTTTTTAAGAGTTTATGctacattatattatgattCAGGTGTGATTATCTCTGATTATatctgaatgtgtgtttgtgtttctcaggTACGTGTGGTTCAGGGTAAGGAGCCAGCACACCTCATTAGTCTGTTTGGTGGAAAGCCCATGGTGGTGTACCAGGGAGGCACGTCCAGGGAAGGAGGTCAGACCCAACCTGCGCAGACTCGCCTGTTCCAAGTGCGCTCCAGCACGGCGGGATGTACCCGGGCTGTGGAGGTCAGCATGTAACTCAAACACATTTCGAAACATACAACACGAATCTAATTTATGATTGTTTTCAACTTTTATATCAGTGAATTCTTGTGTAACTCAGATGTGTACATTTACACAGATTGGAGCTTAATTTCAAAACAGCTTTCTTGACAAAGTCTGATCTTGTCACTTCAGACAGATTTCAAGCAAATATCCTAGACTTAAGCCAGGAAGCTGTAATGGGGAGGCGGTAAAGCAGGGACCAAGAACATTACTGTCTtgaggaaagaggaaagaaggaaagaggaaACATAAATTTGAAGGAAAGAGGaaacataaatttaaatttttataatcactttttatttcttccagTTGGTTAtactgaaaacaataaataaacagtactaGGGTGCAAAATAAAAGGGAAAGCAAGACTGAGCATTATAGTGAGCTGCAAAATTCTCTTAAATAAAGCCAGGCACAGGTAAGACTGATTGGATTAATTAGTTAGCAGGCTGACTCACTCACTTATGTCTCCCTCTAGTGGCCACAGTTGA encodes:
- the gsna gene encoding gelsolin a isoform X1, with the translated sequence MVYHPEFEKAGQQPGLQVWRVENFDLVAVPENLYGAFYTGDAYVVLNTIKQRSGNLQYDLHFWLGDYCTQDESGSAAIFTVQLDDHLGGKPIQYREVQGHESKTFLGYFKKGLQYMKGGVASGFKHVVTNEVVVQRVLQVKGRRVVRATEVPVSWDSFNQGDCFILDLGNEIYQWCGSKSNRFEKLKATQFAKAIRDNERSGRASVYVCDEGREREKILEVLGEKPDLPEGTDDDLKADASNRKLAKLYKVSDASGSMAMALVADENPFTQSLLESTDCFILDHGSDGKIFAWKGKEANVEERKAAMKAADGFIKKMGYPKHTQVQILPEMGETPLFKQFFKNWRDVDQTDGMGMAYVSNHIAKIEKVPFDAATLHDSPAMAAQHGMIDDGSGEKQIWRIEGPDKVPVDPSTYGQFYGGDSYIVLYNYRHGGRHGSIIYIWQGVDSTQDEIGASAILATQLDDELGGGPVQVAGAPITTQVRVVQGKEPAHLISLFGGKPMVVYQGGTSREGGQTQPAQTRLFQVRSSTAGCTRAVEIDAVSSNLNSNDVFVLVTPSGSFMWVGVGASDTEKQGAQQLCGILGVTTSEIAEGGESGDFWAALGGKTEYRTSSRLKDKMDTHPPRLFACSNKTGRFIIEEVPGEMTQEDLATDDVMILDTWDQVFVWIGNEAQEEEKTEAMASAARYIETDPANRDRRTPIVKIKQGFEPPTFTGWFLGWDHDYWSSDPLDRAMAELQI
- the gsna gene encoding gelsolin a isoform X2, translated to MVYHPEFEKAGQQPGLQVWRVENFDLVAVPENLYGAFYTGDAYVVLNTIKQRSGNLQYDLHFWLGDYCTQDESGSAAIFTVQLDDHLGGKPIQYREVQGHESKTFLGYFKKGLQYMKGGVASGFKHVVTNEVVVQRVLQVKGRRVVRATEVPVSWDSFNQGDCFILDLGNEIYQWCGSKSNRFEKLKATQFAKAIRDNERSGRASVYVCDEGREREKILEVLGEKPDLPEGTDDDLKADASNRKLAKLYKVSDASGSMAMALVADENPFTQSLLESTDCFILDHGSDGKIFAWKGKEANVEERKAAMKAADGFIKKMGYPKHTQVQILPEMGETPLFKQFFKNWRDVDQTDGMGMAYVSNHIAKIEKVPFDAATLHDSPAMAAQHGMIDDGSGEKQIWRIEGPDKVPVDPSTYGQFYGGDSYIVLYNYRHGGRHGSIIYIWQGVDSTQDEIGASAILATQLDDELGGGPVQVRVVQGKEPAHLISLFGGKPMVVYQGGTSREGGQTQPAQTRLFQVRSSTAGCTRAVEIDAVSSNLNSNDVFVLVTPSGSFMWVGVGASDTEKQGAQQLCGILGVTTSEIAEGGESGDFWAALGGKTEYRTSSRLKDKMDTHPPRLFACSNKTGRFIIEEVPGEMTQEDLATDDVMILDTWDQVFVWIGNEAQEEEKTEAMASAARYIETDPANRDRRTPIVKIKQGFEPPTFTGWFLGWDHDYWSSDPLDRAMAELQI